The following are encoded in a window of Streptomyces sp. Go-475 genomic DNA:
- the lhgO gene encoding L-2-hydroxyglutarate oxidase yields MVRVRTAYDCDVLVIGGGIVGLSTAYAITRAAPGTRVTVLEKEPGPARHQTGRNSGVIHSGIYYRPGSLKARYAVRGAAEMVKFCAEYGIPHAVTGKLIVATDRAELPRLHALVQRGRENGIPVRELGAPQIAEYEPEVRGLAAIHVGTTGICDFVAVARQLAHGSGAEIRYGTRVVRVDRRPERGVAVLTAAGDVVRGRVMVNCAGLHCDEIARLTGDEPEVRIVPFRGEYYELARPELVRGLVYPVPDPAFPFLGVHLTRGIDGGVHIGPNAVPALAREGYGWGTVRWRELGSTLTWPGSWHIARRHWRYGAGELRRSLSKAAFTEAVRRLLPGVSEDDLVPTAAGVRAQAVLRDGTLVDDFLIREGPRTVHVLNAPSPAATASLPIGREVARRALSAL; encoded by the coding sequence GTGGTGCGGGTGCGGACCGCATACGACTGTGACGTGCTGGTGATCGGCGGCGGGATCGTCGGCCTGTCGACGGCGTACGCGATCACCCGCGCCGCACCGGGCACACGTGTCACCGTCCTGGAGAAGGAACCGGGCCCGGCCCGGCACCAGACCGGACGCAACAGCGGCGTCATCCACAGCGGCATCTACTACCGCCCCGGCTCCCTCAAGGCGCGCTACGCGGTGCGGGGCGCCGCCGAGATGGTCAAGTTCTGCGCCGAGTACGGCATCCCGCACGCGGTCACCGGCAAGCTGATCGTCGCGACCGACCGGGCCGAGCTGCCCCGGCTGCACGCGCTCGTGCAGCGCGGCCGGGAGAACGGCATTCCGGTGCGGGAGCTGGGCGCGCCCCAGATCGCGGAGTACGAGCCGGAGGTGCGGGGCCTCGCCGCGATACACGTCGGCACGACCGGCATCTGCGACTTCGTCGCGGTCGCGCGTCAGCTGGCGCACGGCTCGGGGGCGGAGATCCGGTACGGCACGCGGGTCGTCCGCGTCGACCGCCGCCCCGAGCGGGGGGTCGCGGTGCTCACGGCGGCGGGGGACGTCGTACGCGGGCGGGTCATGGTGAACTGCGCGGGCCTGCACTGCGACGAGATCGCCCGGCTGACCGGGGACGAGCCGGAGGTGCGGATCGTGCCGTTCCGGGGCGAGTACTACGAGCTGGCCCGGCCGGAGCTGGTCCGGGGGCTGGTGTACCCCGTCCCCGACCCGGCGTTCCCCTTCCTCGGGGTGCACCTCACCCGCGGGATCGACGGCGGTGTCCACATCGGTCCCAACGCGGTGCCGGCGCTGGCCCGCGAGGGGTACGGGTGGGGCACGGTCCGCTGGCGCGAGCTGGGGTCGACGCTGACCTGGCCCGGTTCCTGGCACATCGCCCGCCGGCACTGGCGGTACGGGGCGGGTGAGCTGCGCCGGTCGCTGTCCAAGGCGGCGTTCACGGAGGCGGTGCGCAGACTGCTGCCCGGGGTGTCCGAGGACGACCTCGTGCCGACGGCGGCGGGTGTGCGGGCCCAGGCGGTACTGCGTGACGGCACGCTGGTGGACGACTTCCTGATCCGCGAGGGCCCCCGCACGGTCCACGTACTGAACGCTCCGTCCCCTGCGGCCACGGCGTCCTTGCCGATCGGCAGGGAGGTGGCACGCAGGGCGTTGAGCGCGCTGTGA